In Methylomonas sp. MK1, the following are encoded in one genomic region:
- a CDS encoding tetratricopeptide repeat protein: protein MHSKKPFLSTLFVLFVAFGLVACTHQEKQVKSDTIRICDENGCADRPKDYASFQPEPAMSAEDAAKIKALEELAANDPRAAYDLALRFFRADGVRQDTYKSIKWMRESAEKGNFDAQKALGRVYLTGLGEMGSDPGEAEKWLSITASKGDKEANTLLKEAVKARQSEQADYQWRRRWQQVFYNNWYSGYRYNWYWGTGRWYLY, encoded by the coding sequence ATGCATTCAAAAAAGCCTTTTTTGTCAACGCTATTTGTATTATTCGTAGCGTTTGGCCTTGTCGCGTGTACACATCAAGAGAAACAAGTTAAGTCAGACACCATCAGAATTTGCGACGAGAATGGCTGTGCGGATCGCCCGAAAGACTATGCCTCTTTTCAGCCGGAACCAGCGATGTCCGCCGAAGACGCTGCAAAAATCAAAGCACTTGAAGAGCTGGCCGCAAACGACCCACGTGCCGCTTATGATTTGGCTCTGCGTTTCTTTAGAGCTGACGGTGTTCGCCAAGATACTTATAAGTCGATCAAATGGATGCGTGAATCCGCCGAGAAGGGCAACTTCGATGCGCAAAAAGCCTTGGGTAGAGTTTATCTGACGGGTCTTGGTGAAATGGGATCCGATCCGGGCGAGGCTGAAAAATGGTTATCCATCACGGCCAGCAAAGGTGACAAGGAAGCCAATACTTTGCTTAAAGAGGCAGTAAAAGCTCGCCAATCGGAGCAAGCCGATTATCAGTGGCGGAGACGATGGCAACAGGTTTTTTACAACAACTGGTATTCCGGCTATCGCTACAATTGGTACTGGGGAACCGGGAGGTGGTATTTGTATTAA
- a CDS encoding sensor domain-containing diguanylate cyclase has product MNQHSADSQDAKLAGFGMQDLLIDLVNALSAVKQLSEIDYQVDDEKALIRQALASLIQYQDMERCSFFIVDSEGLLSNVAGISVHELGNTEPNVDRPLRFKVGEGLIGAAAATGVLQHCQNCHEDKRFEKTGNVNQSPGSIISVPVFTFNRTLIGVLNVSHPQANYFSDWHIRLLEVYKNILGQLITTRRLVQQMEQQIALRTAELESLVAETNQLKDHFASMSMHDQLTGLHNRRFFYDQVEVVIAHHKRYKTSFCLLVMDIDHFKVINDRFGHLFGDQVLTGVANALKRQVRNTDILVRFGGEEFVAIFTNTRCDSGKTFAERIRQEIKALEWSIDKELVNLTLSIGLYCLNGDLVQSEQTPDIDQMINYADAALYQAKASGRDKTIVFGEACSGQG; this is encoded by the coding sequence ATGAATCAGCACAGCGCAGACAGTCAAGATGCCAAACTAGCGGGCTTCGGCATGCAAGATTTGCTGATCGACCTCGTCAATGCGTTGTCCGCAGTTAAACAACTGTCCGAAATAGATTATCAAGTCGATGATGAAAAAGCCCTAATCAGACAGGCTTTGGCAAGCCTTATCCAATATCAAGACATGGAACGCTGCTCTTTTTTTATCGTGGATAGTGAAGGCTTATTAAGCAATGTCGCCGGTATTAGTGTTCATGAGTTGGGCAATACTGAACCAAATGTTGATAGGCCTTTGCGCTTTAAAGTCGGGGAAGGCTTGATCGGTGCGGCCGCTGCGACCGGTGTTTTGCAACATTGTCAAAATTGTCATGAAGATAAGCGATTTGAAAAAACTGGAAACGTGAACCAATCGCCCGGCTCAATTATTAGCGTACCGGTTTTTACCTTCAACCGCACTCTGATTGGCGTTTTAAACGTATCGCATCCGCAAGCAAATTATTTCAGTGATTGGCATATCCGTTTATTGGAAGTCTATAAAAACATTCTTGGTCAGTTGATCACCACTCGGCGCCTGGTTCAGCAAATGGAACAGCAAATTGCGTTGAGGACGGCCGAGTTGGAGAGCTTGGTCGCCGAAACTAATCAACTTAAAGATCATTTTGCCAGTATGTCCATGCATGACCAATTAACAGGCCTGCATAATCGGCGGTTTTTTTATGATCAGGTCGAAGTCGTTATCGCTCATCATAAGCGCTACAAAACCAGTTTTTGTCTGTTGGTGATGGACATCGATCATTTCAAAGTGATTAATGATCGTTTCGGCCATTTGTTTGGCGATCAAGTATTAACCGGCGTGGCTAACGCGTTAAAGCGGCAAGTGCGCAATACCGATATTTTGGTGCGTTTTGGTGGTGAGGAGTTTGTCGCGATTTTTACCAACACCCGTTGCGATAGCGGTAAAACATTCGCGGAACGTATTCGGCAGGAAATTAAAGCTCTGGAATGGTCTATCGATAAAGAGCTGGTTAATTTGACCCTGAGTATTGGTTTGTATTGCCTGAATGGCGACTTGGTTCAATCCGAACAAACACCGGACATCGACCAAATGATTAATTACGCCGATGCCGCCTTGTATCAAGCCAAAGCAAGTGGCCGAGATAAAACAATAGTATTCGGCGAAGCCTGCTCAGGTCAGGGTTAA